In one window of Meleagris gallopavo isolate NT-WF06-2002-E0010 breed Aviagen turkey brand Nicholas breeding stock chromosome 12, Turkey_5.1, whole genome shotgun sequence DNA:
- the CTXND1 gene encoding cortexin domain-containing 1, with protein MEGPTPEPAYVDVDKGLTLACFVFLCLFLIVMIIRCAKVIMDPYSAIPTSTWEEQHLDD; from the coding sequence ATGGAGGGACCTACCCCAGAGCCCGCATATGTTGATGTGGACAAGGGACTGACACTAGCATGTTTTGTcttcctctgccttttcttGATTGTGATGATAATTCGCTGTGCAAAAGTCATCATGGACCCTTACAGTGCTATTCCCACATCCACATGGGAGGAGCAGCACCTGGATGACTGA